The Sphaerospermopsis torques-reginae ITEP-024 genome has a window encoding:
- a CDS encoding thioredoxin family protein codes for MSKGVITITDAEFETEVLKAEQPVLVYFWASWCGPCQLMSPMINLAATKYSDRLKIVKMEIDPNPLTVKQYQVEGVPALRLIKENQLLESTEGVISKDQLLSLLDHHLNSN; via the coding sequence ATGAGTAAGGGTGTAATAACTATCACTGATGCTGAGTTTGAAACTGAGGTTTTAAAAGCCGAGCAGCCTGTATTAGTTTACTTTTGGGCTTCCTGGTGTGGTCCTTGTCAATTGATGTCGCCAATGATTAATCTAGCTGCTACTAAGTACAGCGATCGCCTAAAAATTGTCAAGATGGAAATTGACCCTAACCCCCTAACTGTAAAACAGTATCAGGTGGAAGGTGTCCCTGCACTCAGGTTAATTAAAGAAAACCAACTGCTAGAATCGACTGAGGGAGTTATCAGCAAAGATCAATTACTCAGTCTTTTAGATCATCATTTAAATAGTAATTAG